The DNA sequence TAAATTAATACAAGGGGCGCAGGTGTAAATGGAAGCGCAGGTGGATTGGAAGACGTAGATAATATCCATTTTGCAACACGAAATTGAAGTAAGCAACAGTTTACTACTGGAGCTAGTTTGATAGCTACAGAACTTATAGATCTCACACTTttcgttttctttttaaagatgaaattatttaatttatcacGCAGGCGCAGTGAGGGGAAAACGGTTCGTAACTCTTCACAAGGGGCGACCAAAATGCCAGAAATTCATCCGACCATCCGATTGTCAGGAGAGGTTAATCgccttttttttcccccgtaCACTGCACGCCAAACAACACGCGACAAAGCTCAAAATCGGCTTAACAGTGCGGAGATGTGGTTTACTTAAAAATACGCGGCCCCTTTAAGAAGCAGGACACCGCGCGTACTGAGGATGCGCAGAAGAGAGAAAGGCGAGAGACGAGAGGAGTGCTGAAAAAACATTGTGGCTGAAACTTTCAACAGTTGAAGctgaaagtgttaccaatttggGCATTTTGTCGCCATATTTATCGACTTTCTTATTGCTGCTGCGACTTTTAATAACGTTTTATGACAAGGAGCTATTTTGGCTAGgccaatatttaaataaagttagcGATTTTTtgggagatttttttttggaGAATTTGTGCCGTATTTTAAATAGGCctacacatataaacacataaGGATTTTGCAGTGTGGAGAAAACTAACAGTAAGTAGTAGAGAAGcttatttgtgtgcattttagCGTCTTTGTTTCCCTAGCGACGGAGTGTGAGATCGCGCGCCATAAGCACGCGCGTCATGTCGAGCTCAAGTTAGCTCGTTAAACGCGAGAAGCTCTCCAAATATATGGCTGAATAGTAAAAAAGTTATCAGTGGTTCTGTCCAAGTTAGCATATATTTCAAGTCTGCAGGTAAGAGATGTTCACAGATTAACCAGCTCCAGAGTTTATGTTTGTAGTAATGTAATGAAATGCATTAGTGTCTTATTAGTGTATTATTAGAGTGTAATAATATGTTGGCAAAGAGTTTTTCACAGACTCTGTTTCAGCCTGTTGAcaccaataaaatgtgtttaatgtgCCACTTTAAAGAAGATCTCAGACATCAGGCGAAAACAAGTATTTCAGTATAAATCCAGTAACTTCTCTTTGAATTTGGCAGATCTGGTGTCCCTCCCACAACAATTCACCAATAAATACTGGGAATATTTACATCATCCTACAAGAGAAGGACAAACTCCAGGTGTAGCAGCTGAAATCTGTGTgaagatggagtttattaaagaggagattgaagacatgagtgatccagaaccatccagaataaaacatgaagaaacTGAGGAACAAATAGGTTGGTGTCCATTCTTGATTCATTAGCTATGTTTACATAAACACCTTTTGTTTCAGTTGGAATGAATTCTTTCCGTTTGATGAATCTGAACAAAGCATTTACATGAACACTAAATAAAGTGATCGGGTTGACTGAACGCTTTAGTAGCTGTGAAATAATTAGCTGTATATGAATGATAAAAGATAAAGGAATGCATCTAAATCATAACCTTGTTATGAGGGGTTATTTTGAAGCAAGGTTAGGTTATCTTACCGTCAAACATatcctgtggcctgttgcatgaagctagttgaacaaactctgagtttcagagtaggtttggagttcacaaatccagataaatccaacctggtttagatcaggttcaactgttgcacaacgctcggtataaactttctctgtcaactcaggtttaatccggagtttgcaaagcgcgtgcacctgaaagtctgacacgtgcggcaaacagccaatcacacggaacaaggagaacgtcagtttgattcacttctcgcaagagagccgcgcaattcatgtcgcttccgaagattaagagaacgttatgaaaaatatgaaataaaacgcatgtacaaagcaggaataaacactgatgcagtgaaagtttgagaaggcagctgaaagaaaatatcaacgcatgtgaatcaaacaaatagaccaaataattaatatagtttcacaaagagctcaaaagaatacatgtaagcttaatctgtttaaaagctttatatattatgcatgtattatatttatttataatataatcgGCCTAATTAtatatgtcatgaattattcataattttaatttatttaatataaatataaagaataattaacagcaaatgttgagaaattttgtctctaaaatgttttcactataaactgatttaatttggagcgagagatacaggaggagtggctttattgcatcagatacatgtcactttactcacagctgattggtcgagtttgggtttgtgatctctaactcagaataaaacctgctccggagcaggttagccgtgtagcgtcagttaccatagcaacaaaccccgctaaaaaccaatccagcTTCATAAacccgaaaaaccagagtttgctcaaactaatcttgaacttacctgggtagaaactgaaaccggctttgtgcaacaggccactgaaCTCTCAgttgattaacccaaaccttgCTTACTCGAGGAATGCTGGTTCGTCCAGGAGTAAGTTCAGGGTTAACATACAAGACATTTTCAACAGAGCGATGAATCGACGAGTCACTATTGAAACTGACGCTAAGAAAAAGCGTGCCATACTACTTCTTTTGTTAAATGGCTGTTTACATACTTAGTGCATATCACCACCTATTAATCACGGTGAATAAGAACTATGTTGTTTGTTTGAtgctaattatataataaaaaaaggctGGTTAAACTAAATAACAGTCAGTGCTTGCGAAGATAACATGGCTGTAAAAGTTGTCATTTTGCTTCCACATTGCTTAAAAGGTACgatatatcaaatatttttattatagaaataCATTGTAGCATAGAAAACgtcctgttgaaaaaaaatgtggctatttctgccacaaaaccatggttacagttagtgttactacattaaatccatggtgaatgttggtgatttgtggaCTGAAACACCTTATATAACTTCGTTCATCATGGCACAGTTTCCCCTGGTTTCCCACGACAGTGCTGTTAGATCTGTGGTTCATGCGGCGCAGCTCAAACGAGTACTGCAGTTTCGTTTCACTTTCGTTTCGTTTGCCGTTTGATGTTTCTCATATGCAACAGAAATGGCAGCTCTTTTCAGTTGGGCAACGTGGTGgtcgcagtctggagccctgctcACTGAGCCTCATCAATAGGTAACGCATGCGCTGAACACCTCTGAAGTAACTAACCCTGGAACGAatcctgctctggagcaggttatGTTCAGAGAGTAAGTTGCTATGGCTAAAAGTTTTTGGAACCGAAAGTTGAGGTTATCCGCTTACTTACCCTTAAACATACTCGGGTATGTCACGTAACGTGCTTTCTGGGATACACCCCTGATCTCTTGTTGTCTTTGTGTTAGTAATGTTAACTTGACTtgtcacatttattttccttaaacTGATTCAAACTAccttatacatttattttagacCAGATGGAAGTGATGgagcaaaaacacaaactgaATGAAGAGGAGGAGAAACATGACTTCAAAACTCAAGGAACAAAAGCCAAAAAGCTGCACACCTGCTCACAGTGTGGAAATAGTTTCCAAGATAAAAGAAACTTTAACAgacacatgagagttcacactggagaaaaaccgtatacgtgcactcagtgtggaaagagtttttcgcAATCATCAAGTCTCTGTAATCATCTGCTCCTTCACTCTGGACAAAaaccatttaactgtgatcagtgtggtaaagattttatttcgtcatcaaatctaaaaaaacacctgaaaattcattcaaatgagaggccttatgtgtgttctctctgtggGAAGAGTTTTTCACGACTGAACAGTTTTAAACtgcaccagaaaacacataatgaagtgagagatcatgtgtgttgtgactgtgggaagagctttactacaTCTAGTCATCTGAAACAGCACCAAataattcatactggagaaaaaccttacaagtgctcatattgtgacaagagtttcacACGGTCTGGACAACTGAAAATACATGagcgagttcatactggagagaagccgtaccacTGTACTCAGTGTGGAAAGCGTTTAAAAGATGCAACAGGTTTAAAAATTCATCTGCgcattcactctggagaaaaaccatttaactgtgatcagtgtgataGAAAGTTCATTTCgtcatcacatttaaaaaaacaccagAAAGGTCATTCAGATGAGAGGCCCCACTTatgttctttgtgtggaaagagttaTTCAAGACTGGATCATTTCAAACTGCACCAGAAATCACATAATGAAGTGAAAGATCATTTATGTTGTGaatgtgggaagagctttactacaGCTGACAATCTGAAACAGCACcaaagaattcacactggagaaaaaccttacaagtgctcatattgtgacaagagtttcgCTCTGTCTGGAAACATGAAATCACATGAGCgacttcatactggagagaagccatatCAGTGTactcagtgtgagaagagtttTAGACATTTATCAAGTCTTCACgctcatattaataaatgttgcaaGTGATCAACATTTGTTTTCATGTCAAATACATTAAATTCTGTGAGATAAAATATGGAGTTTGTCTTAAAAGCACAATATCATCTAGATTAAAGCTGTCCACTGGCCTTCCTGTGAGTTTTTTGTAAGGGTGTTTACAAGAccacgatgtactaaaaacagaccTTTGCCAGATTGTTCTTTGTGGTGCTGGTTTGTTACAGCTCTCTGTCAGTTTAATGTTCTTACAACaagttttttctacttttgttTCTCTGGCACCTTCCTACAGATTCATTCTCCAGCCCAGGTCATTTCCAACTCTTGCTTTTCTTCAGCTGCAAATCAGCTGAACTTGATCTTTTctgttgaacattttttttcctctgtgaaCATTTAATAAACTGTTAATTAAATTCCCTCTGCATTTAATGAACACAGAGAATGAGTTATGTAGTTTCAATCACATTAATGTGTTTAATCATTCTATCTTAATACTGTGATAAATATGTTTGGGATGTACAGCATTATTGTAAACCCAAATTACCAGGTATGTAAATATACAAAGAGGTTGGAGTTCATTTTATCCTTTATTGTTGACTGCTTAAGAACAATAAAGTACCAAAGCTtcagttcagcagaaaaaaatagaagctaatattaaacaataaacaaactgTTGATCATTTGCATTATTTACTATGGTTTTAAAGCTCCTGTTGCACTAAGTTGTAAGCTTGGAAAAAAGAGGATTTACAGGACAGCAGGATTTCAAAACTGGAAACATAATTATAAtagtgttttattaaaaatcccTTGTATGTTATTACTGAAAGAACAGATCAgctgaaattaaatgttatcTATACACTctgtatgattaaaaaaaaattaaacgaGTAGCATACTTCACTGACTGATTTTTAAGTAATGCATTTGTCCTTATTACAGTATTCTAacgaaatgttttatttaacctGTTCTTTTTGATCTTTGTCAGGTTAGATgccatattaaattaaacatggtCTTTATGTAGTCTTTATGACGCGCACTGAATAAATGTCCTAGATCATATAGTTTTTTCACAACTCACAATTTTACCGGGGTAACggctgcatttctgctgtttcAAAAGCGCCATCTATTGTCAGAGAGTAAATGCGCATTTTCATTCAGCGTGTTGAGGTTGTTTACATCCTAATGCGCATGTCTCTTTGACGCAGCACACGCGCAGTGTTGTACATAACTGGTTGATggaaaaaatattctaaaaataaattctaaataaGTCGTAATAAGGAATTATTCTATGTATTTCTaagtgcccacgataacaatTCGTGCACACTTCTGTTCTGATTGTAACTAACGTTAATTCCTCTTTTTCCAATGCAACGTTCTGCTCTCCAATAGGTGGCGCAAATGCGCCTTTAAAACGTTTTACAAACTACCAGAAAACGTAAAAGAAGATGATCGCCTTGAGAAGAAGTAACAGGAGAAATCCAATAGAAAACAATTGCTATGTGCCATACTATTGTAAAGATGGAGTTTGTTAAAGAGGAGACTGAAGAtatgagtgatccagaaccatccagaataaaacatgaagatactgaggaacaaataggTTGGTGTCCAGTTCTTGGTTGCTGACTACAAAGCTTTGGTGGATGTGAAATAATGAGCTGATAAATTATAtagaaatgcatttaaatgataataatcTTGTATAGCAattgttaaagctgcagtccgtaacttttggttaaaaattatccaaaatcaataaCCAGCCAgcgttcaaaactatctccttaccttag is a window from the Ctenopharyngodon idella isolate HZGC_01 chromosome 15, HZGC01, whole genome shotgun sequence genome containing:
- the LOC127495739 gene encoding zinc finger protein 239-like isoform X1 — translated: MEFIKEEIEDMSDPEPSRIKHEETEEQIDQMEVMEQKHKLNEEEEKHDFKTQGTKAKKLHTCSQCGNSFQDKRNFNRHMRVHTGEKPYTCTQCGKSFSQSSSLCNHLLLHSGQKPFNCDQCGKDFISSSNLKKHLKIHSNERPYVCSLCGKSFSRLNSFKLHQKTHNEVRDHVCCDCGKSFTTSSHLKQHQIIHTGEKPYKCSYCDKSFTRSGQLKIHERVHTGEKPYHCTQCGKRLKDATGLKIHLRIHSGEKPFNCDQCDRKFISSSHLKKHQKGHSDERPHLCSLCGKSYSRLDHFKLHQKSHNEVKDHLCCECGKSFTTADNLKQHQRIHTGEKPYKCSYCDKSFALSGNMKSHERLHTGEKPYQCTQCEKSFRHLSSLHAHINKCCK
- the LOC127495739 gene encoding zinc finger protein 436-like isoform X4, with protein sequence MEVMEQKHKLNEEEEKHDFKTQGTKAKKLHTCSQCGNSFQDKRNFNRHMRVHTGEKPYTCTQCGKSFSQSSSLCNHLLLHSGQKPFNCDQCGKDFISSSNLKKHLKIHSNERPYVCSLCGKSFSRLNSFKLHQKTHNEVRDHVCCDCGKSFTTSSHLKQHQIIHTGEKPYKCSYCDKSFTRSGQLKIHERVHTGEKPYHCTQCGKRLKDATGLKIHLRIHSGEKPFNCDQCDRKFISSSHLKKHQKGHSDERPHLCSLCGKSYSRLDHFKLHQKSHNEVKDHLCCECGKSFTTADNLKQHQRIHTGEKPYKCSYCDKSFALSGNMKSHERLHTGEKPYQCTQCEKSFRHLSSLHAHINKCCK